The Lutra lutra chromosome 7, mLutLut1.2, whole genome shotgun sequence genome segment ACGGAACTGTAGGTAAGTGCAGTAAGTCTTTTCATGGATGAATGGTTTAACCCCTCCGTATTCACCATTTGCATTCCAACCCCATGTGATTCTTAGAGTTCCAACCCTTGGAGCATGGTGAGATCATTGTCCTTCACTTGAAGTGTGCCTCTTCAAGCCTAAGGCAGTGATCACATTGCAGAAGACACTGTTTCTacagggagggagaggtaggcCTGATGGCTGACATGCACATGGCCATAAGAAGGGGCCATGTGGATGTAGTTGCCTCAGGGTTAGAAAGCCCCTTTGTTTACAAGGCAGAAGAACAGCATCTAAAGAATTATACCCGAGAGAAAAGCGCAAGAGAAGAAGCAGATTATCCAGTTGCTGCCTGTTTTCCCAAGTGCTTTGCCCTTCCTTAGGAACCCCAAACCTATTATTGTTAGCCTCACACTACAAGGCGTGAAAAGAACCGGGGTGGAGCAGACTACTgagtcataaaaaaggaaagagaattcttACAGGGTGATCCTCACCCTCATGGAGGAGACATCAAAGAGCTTCAGGGGTAGGTAGGACAGATTCCTTCCATATTTAAGGTTGGGATGTATCTTCCTCTCACTTAAGATATAGTTAGGCTCAGTTTGGTGGAAATATTTTCACAGAGAGCCAGAAAGAGTCCCGTTTGAGGTGACTAGTTCTATCTTACTCCACTCCACACCTTATGTTCTGTGTTTCAGCCCAAATGTACTATGTGCACATGACACTCTTTTCCATTACAAAACATCTTTTCTCTCCTATCAAATCCATAGTCATTTTTAGCACTTATTTTAGGCATCACCTTTCTCCAGAACACTTACTGTCTCTCAAAGTCTCAGTTTGGTTCTTTTCCCACATGCCCCCTTAGGGGCTATTCTTAACCGGTGACATTCTGTCTGTGACATAAATTACCTTCTCTCATCAGGCAGTGAGCTACATGAGGTAGTGACAATGTCTCCTTTATTTCTGAATCATCAAGTATAGCTACCACCCAATATATAATCAATACAGAAGAAGACTTGAATAATTTTATTGACAGTGAAGCCCTTTCTGTAGGAGCTGGAGGAAGATGAGGCTCTGAATGGAATCCCTAGGGAGAAAGATGACAGAATTTCTTTATCCTAGACAAAGGTACCAAAATGTTTCTACTTATGTGGGACTCACAGTTGAGACACTGTAAGTAAAGAGGTTACTGTTTGCTGGAGTGCTCCAAAGAACAGGGCTGAGAACCAAGGCCTTAAGGTAATTCTCATGCTTTGCCTGGCTAAAGATGATCAGTATTCTAATAactgaagcattttttaaagccaaGTTTCAGAATATCATTGATTTGATTCTTATAACTGGTAGTGGTCATCTTCAAAACTGGAAGGATTTGAATCAAATACTATGgacttcatttctgatttcatgaGTAATTACTAGGAATTCCTGATTCTGTCTCTGGCAAGTCATCTAATAGAGCCCAGGTTTGTGAAATGGCGTTGGTTTGGTACCATGGACTGAAAGAgcataagaaactcattttaggggcatctgggtgattcagtcagttaagttcctgtcttctgctcaggtcataatctcagggttatgatctgtggatcttgagatcaagccccagttctggctctgtgctcagcagggagtctgcttctttccctctccctcttcccttcctcctgtccaagcatgcactctttctctctctaaataaataaataaatcttaaaaagaaaaaacaaacaggaaacaagatgggatcgggagggagacaaaccataagagacacttaatctcacaaaacaaactgagggttgcccggggtaggggggtgggggggaagggggtcgggcgagggtggctgggttatggacattggggagggtatgtgctatggtgagggctgtgaagtgtaaacctggtgattcacagacctgtacccctgggactaataatacattatatgttaataaaaaataaaaaaaaggaaacatcctAATATTCCCCAGAATACTTAGCTTAATGttgatattaaataaatagatctgaTCAAATGATTCAGTACAGTTTAGCCCTATTCTACCCTTTAAATATGCCATAACTTGCTTTAGATAGGCAAGCATTTTATGACAAGCTGAGTTCAGATAGACCCTTAGGTTGCTGGGGAAATTCTCCATTAAAAACGTAGTTTTATATAATAGATGTACTAATGACCTAGCTACCTATGACTCATTCCACAGCCAAGCAGTTGAAGGACAAATGAGCTGGATGTGTGGATCACCTTCCAAGGGAAATGGCAAGCCAAATCTAGAGTCTGGTGCCCTAACTTACAGAGCTTTCTCTACTGCATCATTTGTCAGCTAAGTGCTAGGAACTCTTCTGAATGTTTACACTCTTATTTCACTTGCTTCTTAAAGCATTTCATGATGGAGTAGTGCAGGGGTGACTAAATAAGTCTCCAAAGGCTACTTGGCTAGAAAATGGAGATGATGGGATTCAAAGCTATGCAGTCTACTCAAGTCCTGATCCTGGTGGAATGGGAATCATATCCTTCATGAAATCATTTTTTGGATACTTTTGTCAAACTCAGATATCTGGTCAATGAtctcattattataaaaatgaggCTCACCATTTAGGACCTAAGAATGGAGGCTCCTGGCATTTTCATACATAAGTGTTGGCTACCCTTTCTGAAATATCTTCTCCAGTTTTAAAAGTAATTAGATGAGGACCTCAGGTTCTTCAGATCTTAACAGGGATTGGAGAAAGTGGGGATATGTATGCCATATCACAATAAAATAAGTTTCAGGATTGTTCTGGAGAAAATTGTCCTCACTTGGATCATGTTCCTGTTGTCGCACAGGTGGGAAAGATAATGGCTCCAGGCAAGAATCAGAGCAGTGGTGTGACTGAGTTCATCTTGGCAGGTTTCCCAAATCTCAACAACACAAAAGCAGAactgttttctgtcttccttcttgtCTATCTGCTGACTCTAACAGGCAATGTGTTGATCGTTGGGGCAGTAGGAGCTGATACTCGCCTGCAGACTCCCATGTACTTCTTTCTGGGGAACCTGTCCTGCCTAGAGATCTTTCTCACTTCTGTCATCATTCCCAAGATGCTGAGCAATTTCCTCTCAAGGCAACacactatttcctttgctgcatGTATTACtcaattctatttttacttctttcttgggGCCTCTGAGTTCCTGCTGTTGGCTGTCATGTCTGTGGATCGCTACCTGGCCATCTGTCACCCTCTGCACTACCCCTTGCTCATGAATGGCACTGTGTGCTCTCGGGTAGCTTTGGCCTGCTGGATGGGGGGACTTTTTCCTGTGCTTGGCCCCACAGTGGCTGTGGCCTTACTTCCCTTCTGTGAACAGGATGCTGTAGTGCAACACTTCTTCTGTGACAGTGGCCCACTGCTCCGCCTGGCGTGCACCAACACGAAGAAGCTGGAGGAAACTGACTTTGTACTGGCCTCTCTTGTCATTGTATCCTCATTGATGATTACTGCTGTGTCCTATGGCCACATAGTGCTGGCTGTCCTGCGCATCCCCTCTGTTTCAGGTCGTCAGAAGGCTTTCTCTACCTGTACCTCCCACTTGATGGTAGTCACCCTCTTCTATGGAAGTGCCATTTTTCTCTATGTTCGACCATCACAGAGTGGCTCTGTGGATACTAACTGGGCAGTGACCGTGGTAACAACATTTGTGACACCACTGCTGAATCCATTCATCTATGCCTTACGCAATGAACGAGTCAAGGAAGCTCTGAAGGATATGTTTAGGAAGGTGGGAGCAGGCTTTCTAGGGGATCTTCTACTTGTTAAGAGTTTCAATAGGAAAACAGTAAAGTGAAAGTGAAGGGAGTCTTGAGTCCCTTGACTCCAATCTTGAGTCTAAGTCTTctctgttgtctctctctttcctgtggTCATGGTGGACATAACCAAATGACCAAAttctggaaccacaaaagaactcCAAAATCATCAAGGCTGCCTTTCTCTTTCAATCAAAATTCCTTGATTCTATTTCATCTATAAATCCATATTATTATTGATACATCATAACCAATGCCATCATTACATCATAAGATCCTCCAGTCTGTGAGATCTTAAGCTAAAGGGTCCATGATCACCAAGGAATCTAAGGATGGGTTTCAGAAAACTTTTTgcctaactagaatttaaataaaatttgagggtaaaaaaaaatttataagccctgttaataaaaatttataagccctgttaattttaaaataataaattttatgtgtttgaTCTTATATGCATTTTTCTGGGAAAAGATCTGTTTTGGAACTTGCCAAAAGTTAAAAACTGATTAAAGTTCTCAGTAGTCTTTCAGTTGTTTATGAAAAtcaagaataataagaaaaaattccTTATaatcctcaaaatcaataaaaataaaataaacggattatctgtgtatttttatatacacttTATGAGAAACATTGCATTTACTCTCAGGTGGAAAAGAAGTAAAGCAAATTGAATAAGGGACTCACTTTTCCACAGCAATCCCAAGTGTCTTTGCAAAAGCAGATCCAAGAGAAAGTTCATGAATAGTAGCGTTTAATGTAGTTTTCTAATTTTCACTGTATTACAAAGATGAATTAAAGACATCACTCATTTTTTCACCGGATTGCATACCTTTCATTCGTCCACTTTTGACATTCTTATATCTGTTGtgttcaattttgttttgtttttagtaaaattGGAAATGGGACGAGGACCTTTAATATCAGAGAATTATGAATGCCAACTGTTGTTGTACCATCCAGGAACCAGACTTTGTGGTATGTTTTATGTTCTTCACTGGATATTTGAAAGGTAGTAAGGATTCCTATTTGTGGGGTCTTTGGACATCCTGGAcaaatattcacttatttatttgttcacttttttttcatttgttcagcaaAGTTCTGTGAAATATCTTTGATATGTGCTGATATGTGCTAAGATGAGCAAGAAATGGTTCTTCACCTCCAGCAGCTTTGATTTTAGAGGATAAGACTGAGAGACAAATAATAATTCAAAGGAATAAGGATGACAAAGAGGTTTACAAAATGACATTGGAGATCGTAGGAAAACTGATTTACCCTCTCTAGTATTTTCTTGTTAGAGAAGTTTTCAGAAGCTATCATCCATTAAATGGGGATAGATCCCATGTTATAGTGTGTTTGTATACAGAGAGACaatgcttatatatatacaagtatGGACAGCACATCAACCTCAAAATACTACTGCAAAACTGGCAAGCTGAGCATTAGCATGCAAAGAGATGGCCATAAAACTTCAGTGGGCACCAGAAATAGTAATGCTTTCatctaattttattaataatacacacacacacgaaacatTTCAATACCCAAAGTATTTTTGAGTGAAAACTAAAGGAATGGGAGGAATGACCAGTggtttaaaagggaaaaagaatacTTCTGGAGTGAACTTAGAGTGCTGCTCAGAGAGCAGATGaactattgctttaaaaattccCTACCTTCACAGAGCCTAAAAATCTGAAGCCAATCCCCAACATTGGCCAAGGAGAAGGATTCATATAacagtttataatatttttggaaataaccACTCCCATATTTTGGCAATAAAGCACGTTAAACCATCTATTTTCAAAATTACCTTATTGTAGGAAATTACTCAGGACTCAATTCAATAAAAGTTTATCGAGTACAATGTTCAGGGAAATAAGCTGGTAAGGAGAGAGAGGCATATATGGTCACTGCCACCAAGGAACTGGCAGGCCATATAAATGATAGATGTTAccatacataataaaattatattaacatatatagttatatt includes the following:
- the LOC125103863 gene encoding olfactory receptor 6S1; protein product: MAPGKNQSSGVTEFILAGFPNLNNTKAELFSVFLLVYLLTLTGNVLIVGAVGADTRLQTPMYFFLGNLSCLEIFLTSVIIPKMLSNFLSRQHTISFAACITQFYFYFFLGASEFLLLAVMSVDRYLAICHPLHYPLLMNGTVCSRVALACWMGGLFPVLGPTVAVALLPFCEQDAVVQHFFCDSGPLLRLACTNTKKLEETDFVLASLVIVSSLMITAVSYGHIVLAVLRIPSVSGRQKAFSTCTSHLMVVTLFYGSAIFLYVRPSQSGSVDTNWAVTVVTTFVTPLLNPFIYALRNERVKEALKDMFRKVGAGFLGDLLLVKSFNRKTVK